The DNA region GGTTGTATCCTGAGTACGCATCCATGAACGACAAAAGTTCGCTCCCCGCGGTTGCCTCGACTAGTTGGTCGATTCGTGGTAGGGGGAAGCTATCCTTTGGACACGCCTTGTTAAGATCGGTAAAATCGACGCACACTCGCACTTgccgttctttttctttaccACTTCTAAATTGCTCAGCCAGTCGGGATATTTAACCTCACTGATGGATCCAGCCTCTAGCAATTTCTTGAGTTCCTCGTTAATGGCGGCGGTACGCTCTAGCCCGAGCTTTCGTCGCCTTTGTTTGATTGGCTTGAACGTCAAGTCCACATTGAGCTCGTGGCAGGTTATGTTGGGGTCGATGCCGGTCATACTGATCATGCTCCAAGCAAAGGTCGTTGCGTTCTGGCACAAGAACTTTACGAGCTCGTCCTTGATTGGTTGTGGTAGGTCGGCCCCGATTCCCACGCATCGAGTTGCGTCCGAAGAGTCAATGTTTACTTGGATGATTGATTCAGAGTTAGGGTGGACACGACTATCTAGGCGCTCGGCTGAGTCCGAAACGGTGAATGTTCGGGCGTGGCGTTGTTGTCGCTCAATGATGAAGCAGGTTCTTGCTACCAACGGGTACCCTTGTAGTGTAAATATTCCTCTAGGAGTTGGGAACTTTAGGCACTGGTGGTAAGTTGACGCCACAACCTTCATCTTATGCAGCCAAGGAGTGCCGAGGATGACATTGTATACGATCGGCTTGTCGACGATAGCAAAGTTGATGCAATGCATCGTCCCGCCCACATAAACTGGTAGCATGATCGTGCCTTCGGTCATCACTGTGTCACCGTTGAATCCGGTGAGAGGTTGAACATCGTGCTCGGTGGTCCGCAGGTCGATTTCCATTTGAATGAGCACGTCTTTGAAAATGACGTTTACTGAACTACCTGTGTCGATCAAGATTTTGGTAACCATGCTTTCGCCGATCTCCATCTCGACCACCAGTGGGTCGTTATGAGGTCCAGTTAGACCCGATGCATCAGCCTCTGTGAACACGATTGGATCGGAGTTTATAGTAGGTGGTGTGCTTTGAGCTAAACATCCTCGCTTGACCTCTAGTCCCCGTCGATAAGCTTTGATAGAACAGACCGAGTCGCGGCAAGTCGCCAGACCacccatgatcatgtttattctTCGGCGTGGAGCCGGAGCGTTCGCATCCTCACTGCGCTCGGGATTCCTTTTATGGGTTGATGGTGGGGGCGGAGGTAGAGTTTCGGGTCTCGGTTGTGGCGCGGGGGCGGTTTTatattgcttgcttgggtttttGTTCTCAGGATTGAAAAAATGGTTATCCCTGTGAACGGCTATTTGTCGTCGCTCGAGATCGACGTCAATTTGGCCTTCTTTAAATTTGTCGAGCAATATTTGTTGGAGGGTGCGGCATTCTTCTGTTGAGTGTCCTGCTCGCTTGTGGTATTCGCAATATTTGTTGCCGTCCTTTCCTGATGGGTCTCGGATCCACTTGCTATTCCAGGGCCTTGATGAAGATGCCTTGGGATCTTGATTGCTAACTGCAAATGTTTGGACTTTCTTTCCTTTGTCCAACTTATCGGTGTATTCTTTGTCAAAGTGTTGACGAGGCTCGTGATGCTCGTCTTGTgccttctcttttcctttggaCGATTTGGGGGTCAGGGGTTCTGGACAGTTTGTCCTCGATGCATTCTCTTTGTCTAACTCTATGTATCTGTTAGCACGGTGTAGTGCGTCATCCAGAGTCAGAGGCTCGTGTATTATTATGTCCTCCCTAAATCGGGAGTCGTGAGCGAGAGCATTTCGGAGAGCTGATATTGTCGTGTCGTCGGCAATCGAGAGCTTCGAGAcgattcttttaaacctctccatgAAGTCTCGGAGAGATTCGTCGTTTCGCTGGAACATGTTCCAGAGATCGGCGTTCGACGCACCTCGAATCATGAATGTAGAGTGATGTTGGAGAAAAGCGGTGGTAAGCTCGTGATAGGTTCCTATCGAGTTCGGCGGGAGCCGGGAGAACCACCCTAGAGCCTCATGGTCTAAATTCTCAACGAATAGCTGGCAGCAGCCAGCTTCGTACTCTTCGTCAGTGAAATGAGCTCGGCTGATTGCAAAACTCATTGACGTCAAAAATGGTTTCAGATCGTCTAATCCATTGTACGGGGTGAACTTAAACTTGTTTACGTAACGGACTTGAGTGCGAGAGATTCGTGCCGTAAACGGTGAGCACTAGACTTCTTCGAGCACTCAATCGAGGTTGGGAGCAGAGCTCGTGGCTCGATGGACTCTGGAAGAGAGGTCGTGGACCATCGCCTCTAGGCGCCGTATGGTTTCATCCTTGAGATCGGCCTCGGGCTGTTGGATCGGCAGTGTCGGCGTCGGCGGGCTACCGCTCCTTTGGTCATGGTCGTCTCGCAGGTCCTCATTTGGCTCCTCTCTACTGCGTCGATCAACGGATCCTACGATAATGGACGTCGGGCGGCGTATGTGGCCTTCGTATCGGTCCTCCATAGAAGGTTGCGCTGGGGGAGGATTCTCGTTCTCGCCGGCAGGACTGCTGTCGTTCCGGCGCTTACCCCTCCTTCGTTGGAGCTTGCTGATTTGGTTCTGCGAGGCCTCTTGTGCGGCTGCGATGGCCTCGAGCCGTTCGTTCGTTCGTGTTTCCTGGCCATCAAGACGACCGAGAATGACCTGCATCATATCGTCGAGTCTGTTTCTTTGTACAGGTAAGGGGAGAGTGGCGCTGGGGAGAGTGGTAGCGTTGGTGAGAGCGGCGGTGAGGAGAGCAGCGGCGTTGGTAACCAGCTGGTCTACGGCAGGTCCGGCTTCGGCGTGTGCAGCTACGGGAGGCTCGGAGGACGCGTCAGGCGCCGGTGGAGAGACTGTGCTCGGCAGTGGGCCTTCGACTGGGCTTGGCAAGGAGCCTTCGGTTGGGCTTGGCAGGGAGTTCGGCAGGGAGCTCCGCAGGGAGCTCGGCAGGGAGCTCGGCAGGGAGCTCGGCGGGGGGACAGTTCGTGTTCTTGTTCGCCCCCATCGCCCCTCCATTGGCTGCTCCGTTGCTTCGTTGAAGTTTTCGCTGGGGTTTGTCATGACTCTTGAGGCTTCGAAGAAGTGAGGATCGTCGGTTTTGATTCGTCAAAAGAAACGCTTTACtcttgccccacggtgggcaccaattgtttgtaccggggattacacagtttaaacaaataatgattttgtgggaaagagcaagcaagttcttttattaatcagggaaaacgtgagatcgtcacttaaaacaAGTCGGGTTAGAGCTTGTTTGTTCACAAACGAACTAGCAAGCTTAAAGTGACGAACTGAAAACAATAACGAATTATACGAAAGACAAtagcagttttcgatgcaaagtattgctctgtaggtattgtccgcgggtcaggatggtgatcccaataaatgcttTTTCCTTTTATAGGGGACTGTTGACCTAGGAACGTCTAGGGTTTTcgtcgtgaattcccgagattgccttTTGCGGGAATTAATGACTTGCTCCCATTCTTATCGAGCCGAGACTGTGATTAATTAATCTCGTTGGGCCaagtggcatattgggcgtagcccatatcccaacagattatatataaacactatCTCCCAAATCTGGCTTCCATTTGTTTAAAAACTTTCTTTGAATTTTCTGAGCCATTTTTTCCACAGTTTCGTCATCACAAGATACAAGTTCATCATAGACAATGAGAGTCGACCATGAGTTCAATATAGTAAATAGTTTTTCGACCGATATATAATCATCAAATTTGTCACTAGCGGAGTTGGTAGTTTccaattttcatcttttttttttgtcccactATAATAGTTGCAAACATTTTGTTCTCCGAGCAGTCCACTAACATTTAGCACCGTCGACAAATTCTTGTTTTACTAAAATTTCCGGTTATGAAAGATTCTTCCAACCGCATTCGTCATTAAGAGAGTTTAAACCCACCGGGCCACTGCAAAGCAATTACATCCTTCTAAACCCACCAAacactaaaaaggtaaaaatgatTGAGCTTAAGATCGCCAATTGACCAAGTCGAAAACAAAACCCACACATGGACCCTTACGTAAAATTATGTCCCACCAACAAATGACTGTTTTCCATTATAATCTGGAGACCATCGTAACAACAATGtttgtctaaaaaaaaattatttctacattgaaagtcaaattttttttaaaaaaaccccaaaataaatacaaaaaaaaaaacactttctaCATTAGAGTTGTTTTCAACTTGTTGTTTGGCttacttctaagttctaacccATTATGGATGATTTTCGACGAACAATTCTCTTcgaaatacaacatatataaaataggTTTCGAAATATGTCTTTACACACATAATTCATTTTGAcaagattttataaattaactAGGAATGCCTACATTTTGGGTGAAATTATTTTCAGGTGTATTTGAATGATCACAGGTatagtcaaaaaaataaattacccAAAAATggatatatcttaaaaaaaacttttgaaaatgtagagttactaggatttaacccgcggtacaccgcgggacaatatttttaattttaaaaatttaaatttatattgtatttatttgttattttattattgttttattaatttaaaaaaaaatataaaattttacaggtatttgatataagtattcaaagtataggatttttgtattgttttcaaggttttaacccgtgtggtatatgtatagtctagtaatacatttatctcctggtacacatctaaaagtgttaaaaaaaaaaaacaattccacttaactccctatataggattaatgccaacccgtctcactAAAatcgaaatatttttttgcgcaaaaaaaaaatctatataagtttttatcaagtttaattatgttaattgttttacaaaattagcatacttatatagtttataatttttccatgtcaatatatatagtttatgataattaatagaattttaatttttttggtaattcctcaaaaaataaaaaataaaccaaattatatgggggttttcaacatatttaatgtgacattttataattggattttccgtttaggaaatttattaatgttaatattattatggatattgtaaacttttgctATGGaaaatatgttgtatatcatttaaatttgagagattctagcatccataaaaatagttttggagatttaattggtttaaactttaatggatagagttgtttttggaaaaattggaatgtatagatgttgctaagattttatggcaataaatgtaacaaatgttggtcaatttaagaaagtttagtatttgagtttctctgcaatgttatttatggaattggtttaggggttaatgttgttaaaaaaattaaataattaaaatttaaagggtATAAAcgaaaatgtatttcaaaaatgttaatatagataaagtTTGGTGGGTAATTAaagtaataaactaaaaaattaaaaatgatgattagagtatttgccagaaaaatgattaataataattatcgGACGGGTCGAGTAATGAAGATGGGGGAAGACCAAATTGGGTTTGGGTCAGAGATTGTTTGGTTCGTTGTGTTTGtttcccctttctctctctctttccactTACGTAACCCTAACGAAGCGGAGGGAGCAATGCTCTGCTAGATCTATCTTTTGCTTCAATTCTCCACCAAAGATCGTCCAAACTCGCCGTTGAAATCGACGAAACAGCACCAATTTCTCACTTACTTACACACAGAGGGGATAATTAAAGGCCGCCATGGATTTAGATCAATGGATTTCCAAGGTTAAAGACGGCCAACATCTCTCTGAGGACGAGCTTCAGCTTCTCTGCGAATACGTACGtccttctttgttcttcttctttttgttgttcgTGTGTGCTTTGCTTTCTCTTCTGCGAAGATTCATGCGTCTACAAAACCCAATTCTTTGCTTTCCCGATTCAGGCTTTTAGCTTTGCTTTGTAGAAGAACTTCACTTTGAATCTGGTCTCTTCTTCTACCTTACTgttgtttcctttgttttacggattttagggtttttggttcAATCAACTTGCAAATTCGCTTCTAAATTCTAGGggttttagggataactttacTTCTTCTGTAGCCCAATTTAATACACTTAACGGATGCACAAGTCCCACGCTCTTGCAAAACTTGTTATTTGAGTGTagtagacttcttcttcttttcatgaaAATGCTTTGCTAAGATGGATTGGTAACCACACAAGATGTGTCTTGACTATTATTTATAGGTGAAAGAAATTCTTATTGAGGAATCAAATGTACAACCTGTCAACAGTCCTGTCACCGTCTGTGGTGATATCCATGGCCAGTTTCATGACCTTATGAAGCTTTTCCAGACCGGAGGTCATGTTCCCGAGactaattacatatttatggtATAGACTATAGACTTTGTCTTTTTGGGCTTAGTCTCTTAAGAGAAATCAGTATGTATGTATACATAGGTTAATTTTCTGTTGGGGATTTTCTCAGGGAGATTTCGTTGATAGAGGTTACAACAGTCTTGAAGTTTTCACCATTCTTTTGCTTCTTAAAGCAAGGTAcgtttttttaattgaatttttccTGTTGTTATGCATTTTCATATGAGATATTGATCATCCTTCCTTTTCACTGTATATCATAGTTCTCTTTAGAATGCTCTATAAGCTGTAAATGTATTGCTCTACTGCAAGTAgatctctgttttgttttcctgGAATTCTCTACATCCAACTTACTTTGCTGTGAGCTTTAAAAACCGCTCTTGTATTTGTATTTCAATGCGTAGACATCCAGCCAATATCACACTTCTGCGGGGAAATCATGAAAGCAGACAGCTAACTCAGGTATGCATAATTCTATGCCACTTATGTCTATTGTTGCTGTGCTCTACTGCTCTTCATGCAATTCCTAGGGGAGaagtaattttgattttcttcctCAATTGTTATAACTTGTGTTGAAAGTTGATTTTGTACATGTTGCAATGCCATGCTAGATTTAGACATGGATATTAACTAAGATGCATTTTATGTGAACTTTTAGCAACCAGTGCTTTTCTTCTTGGACTTCATTTCTCTCTATTCCTCCATCATATCATAGATTTTAGAATGCACGTCAAGGAAGAAGATTGTAGTAATATTTTGTTGTAAACCTTCACTATGATTAAGCAGAGAAGTGTACCTCCTAGTGCAAATTAGATGTGTATGATCTACTGGCGGTATGGTCAAATTTACTTGCATAGTAGCAAGATTTAGAAAGTTGGTACGTAAACAATCCAAGACATccacagaaaaaaatatgaaatgacCACAATTGTATTGGGTTCTGGTTAAAGTGTCATATAACTCTTGGTGTGTCGTATTTTGTGCCCTGCATGTTCATTTTGTGATAtagttattttaaattatcattCCAATTTTATATTTGCTAGGTGTATGGTTTCTATGACGAATGTCAAAGGAAGTATGGTAATGCTAATGCATGGAGATATTGCACGGATGTTTTTGACTATCTTACACTTTCAGCTATTATAGATGGCACTGTAAGTATTCTTCTCAGTTTCTTTGGCATTGTATTATGTTGTACATTCTCGTAGAGTTATATGAAGGCACAAGTTAGTTGTAAACTATACTAAAAAGTATTGCATCCTCGTTGTAGGTTCTTTGTGTTCATGGTGGCCTTTCACCTGATGTACGGACAATTGACCAGGTTAAAATGTGCTTTTTgtaattgtatattattttaccCTGTAACTGTTATTCATGATAAATTGAATCTCATTCACTCACTTAAGAATGTTATCTTGTCCTCTAGATAAGGCTGATTGAGCGGAATTGTGAGATTCCGCATGAAGGACCCTTCTGTGATCTGATGTGGAGTGATCCTGAAGATATTGAAACATGGGCTGTCAGTCCACGTGGAGCTGGTTGGCTTTTCGGGTCTAGGGTTACCACTGAGGTATGAATCTTTCTTTATTGGTTGAAATCTGAATAAGCTGGCTAAAGAATTAAATGTATTCCAGTTCACTGATATTTGGTTTTGCTTGTTGTGCAGTTTAACCATATTAACAATCTTGATCTAGTATGTCGCGCACACCAGCTTGTACAAGAAGGTCTCAAGTACATGTTCCAAGATAAAGGTCTCGTAACTGTAAGTGTCTAGTTTTCTTATGATTCATTCTGGATATTTGGAAGTATAATTTGCTTGGtaatgtttcttctctttattttttttataaaggtgTGGTCTGCACCTAATTACTGCTACCGCTGTGGGAATGTGGCTTCTATATTGAGTTTCAATGACAACATGGTGAgttatttgtttccttttttcctaCCTATGTGCCACAATCTCTTGTATCATGTTCTTTTATGCACTTTCTTTTACATGAGAGGATTTTACTTACTTACTtgtctctctagtctctacccAAACGTGTACAAATTTGCTGTTTACTTGAACTTAGACAAGTAACTCTGGTGAGGTAGAGTTGGAATTATGTTTTTGTCATTCATATTAGATCATCTTCCATGGGTTTCTAGCTCTTCTAACAGTTGTGTGggaactatctatctatgtgCAATTCTAGCTCTTGGTGCGTTAGAATTGTCTGCCCATATCGATTGTGCTCTCTGTGTTTCTGGGAAGTGTTTAAGATCTGGTCCTCACTTACCGTTATGATACGTTGAAATATGCTTAATTTACCAGGAAAGGGAAGTGAAGTTCTTCACGGAAACAGAAGAGAACAATCAAATGAGAGGGCCAAGAACAGGTGTTCCATATTTTCTGTGATTCATGATGATGATCCTACATCGTTATTAGTCTCGTATTGCTCTGATCAAAGTTAGCCATTATCACCATTGCCATTGGCTTATGTTCGTTCAAGGTATATCATCTGATGTTGTTTACACTTCcattgttttttgctttttccatTTTGGAAACATTTTCTTGTGAAAGTGAATGTCACTTTGGTAattttagtagttttgatgCACTTTTTTAACCTGGACTTCTTCTGGATGTTATTATTATACGTGTTTCTTTCCTGTTTTGTTTCGTCTTTGTTCTGTATGTAAGACCAAAATCTTATTATCATCGCAACTTGTTTCGATCGGTTTTACTAGGATTCAGTTAGGTTTGGGTTAATAATCTGAGGCTAGAAAATTTCATCAAGTTCAATAAAATACTCCACTCAAGAACATAGACCGTCAATAAAACACTTTGGTTCGAAAAAGATAGGTCGGTTTGTCCAAACCGGATTTAACTGATccttaacaacaacaataacgcGTCGCGAGTCTCTAGGCAACTAAAAACCCGTAAATGATAATAAGGGGGCGTGGACTCGTATCTCTCGGCACTCACTTTCTCGCGACTCGTAGTCGTCTTCTCCACTTCGATACTCCCCTCTCTTGCCTCGTTCCTCGTGTTGTTTCTCGCCGCCGCCCTATTCCACGGTTGTTttgctgttcttcttcttcttcctcgtcctctAATATTACCGGAGCTGCATCATTGCCGTTAACACCACCGGGAGACATGGCGGAATCCAGATCTCCTCCTGTGGCGAAGAAGGTGGAGCATGTGATGGAGATGTTCAGTGACGTTAGGGTTGACAATTACTACTGGCTCCGTGACGATTCTCGTTGCAATCCCGATATGCTTTCTTATCTCCATGAAGAAAACGACTACACTGATTACGTCATGTCTGGTGAGTCTCTCAATTTACCATCAGtaagattttagggtttcagttTTGTTAGTGACTTATTGAATTATGCAAGCTTGTGATAATGAAGATTGATATCATTTCAGGGACCAAGCAATTTGAGAATCAGCTGTTTGCTGAAATAAGAGGGAGAATCAAAGAAGATGATATATCTGCGCCTCTACGCAAGGGTCCTTACTACTATTATAAGAGATATCTTCAAGGAAAAGAGTATGTTCAGAACTGCAGGCGTTTGATCCCTGACAACAAAGCTGAGCCTTCTGTGTATGATACTATGCTAACTGGTCCTGATGCTCCTCCTGAGCATGTGATTTTAGATGAGAATATCAAGGCTCAAGAGCATGACTACTACCGAATTGGTGCCTTCAAGGTTGGACtatgaattgatttttttatttactctttAGAATGTTCTGTTTAAAAT from Camelina sativa cultivar DH55 chromosome 3, Cs, whole genome shotgun sequence includes:
- the LOC104777968 gene encoding phytochrome-associated serine/threonine-protein phosphatase 1 translates to MDLDQWISKVKDGQHLSEDELQLLCEYVKEILIEESNVQPVNSPVTVCGDIHGQFHDLMKLFQTGGHVPETNYIFMGDFVDRGYNSLEVFTILLLLKARHPANITLLRGNHESRQLTQVYGFYDECQRKYGNANAWRYCTDVFDYLTLSAIIDGTVLCVHGGLSPDVRTIDQIRLIERNCEIPHEGPFCDLMWSDPEDIETWAVSPRGAGWLFGSRVTTEFNHINNLDLVCRAHQLVQEGLKYMFQDKGLVTVWSAPNYCYRCGNVASILSFNDNMEREVKFFTETEENNQMRGPRTGVPYFL
- the LOC104779274 gene encoding uncharacterized protein LOC104779274, which gives rise to MSFAISRAHFTDEEYEAGCCQLFVENLDHEALGWFSRLPPNSIGTYHELTTAFLQHHSTFMIRGASNADLWNMFQRNDESLRDFMERFKRIVSKLSIADDTTISALRNALAHDSRFREDIIIHEPLTLDDALHRANRYIELDKENASRTNCPEPLTPKSSKGKEKAQDEHHEPRQHFDKEYTDKLDKGKKVQTFAVSNQDPKASSSRPWNSKWIRDPSGKDGNKYCEYHKRAGHSTEECRTLQQILLDKFKEGQIDVDLERRQIAVHRDNHFFNPENKNPSKQYKTAPAPQPRPETLPPPPPSTHKRNPERSEDANAPAPRRRINMIMGGLATCRDSVCSIKAYRRGLEVKRGCLAQSTPPTINSDPIVFTEADASGLTGPHNDPLVVEMEIGESMVTKILIDTGSSVNVIFKDVLIQMEIDLRTTEHDVQPLTGFNGDTVMTEGTIMLPVYVGGTMHCINFAIVDKPIVYNVILGTPWLHKMKVVASTYHQCLKFPTPRGIFTLQGYPLVARTCFIIERQQRHARTFTVSDSAERLDSRVHPNSESIIQVNIDSSDATRCVGIGADLPQPIKDELVKFLCQNATTFAWSMISMTGIDPNITCHELNVDLTFKPIKQRRRKLGLERTAAINEELKKLLEAGSISEVKYPDWLSNLEVVKKKNGYNQIMMHKNDQEKTSFITDQGTYCYKVMPFILKNAGATYQRLVNRMFVEQLGRTMEVYIDDMLVKSNQAIDHVLHLAQCFEVLNRYNMKLNPAKCSFDVTSGEFFGYLVTKGGIEANPKQISALTNLPSPRNTREVQRLTGRIAALNRFISRSTDKCLPFYQLLRSNKKFEWDDK